The genomic DNA CGCGCATTTCTCGCGCGCGTCAGAACGGAGTTTCCCGACGCGACGCACCATTGTTATGCGTTCGTCGCGGATACGCTCGGCACTCTCATGCGGTTTTCCGACGACGGGGAGCCGCAGGGCACGGCGGGCATGCCCATTCTGGACGCTCTGCGCGGCAAAAAACTCTATCAGACGGCCGTCGTCGTCACCCGCTATTTCGGCGGCGTGAAACTGGGCGCGGGCGGTCTTGTGCGCGCCTATTCGGGCGCCGCGTCCGAGTGCCTGGACGGAGCGGAAAAGCGGTTTTTCGAGCCGTGCGCGCGCTATATGCTGACGTTGGGTTACGAACTTT from Candidatus Borkfalkia ceftriaxoniphila includes the following:
- a CDS encoding YigZ family protein → MKGVYSVFTEYRSEKVIERSRFISTCSHVESEEEARAFLARVRTEFPDATHHCYAFVADTLGTLMRFSDDGEPQGTAGMPILDALRGKKLYQTAVVVTRYFGGVKLGAGGLVRAYSGAASECLDGAEKRFFEPCARYMLTLGYELSDAVRKYISANGWTLADAQYSDCVRLTVAVRSREEEAFAAKIVDFTAGRVRVEKQDEFIFAFASE